In Sparus aurata chromosome 5, fSpaAur1.1, whole genome shotgun sequence, the genomic window GCAGGGAGACGACCACTGCGGAGTCTTGTGTGTGCGGTCGCGGGTCGGGAGTGGGCCGGGCTGCCTCTCTGTTTGTGGAGAGTACAGATCGCGTCCCTTCAGCTGAGGTCGCATCAAACTGCGGGTAATGACCTGTGATGTTGTCTCTGCATTTCTGGCTCCCATCAGGAGGAGAAATGGTGGTTTTCAGAGCAGGTGGGCTGACTGTTTGGGTCTTATTCAGGGACAGACACTCCTCATAGGTCAGGGTTTCTAAAGAGTAGTGTTCAGATAATACACGCGGCTCAGGAGCAGCTTTGGAGAGCACTTCAACAGCTGCATCCTGTGACCAAGAGTTTGGTGTCACTGTCGGCGCCTCTGTCAGCTGGTGCGTCCTCTCATTGGGCTTCAGGACGTGAGGGCAGATCGCCACGACGGACAGGTTCAAAAGCAGACGGTGAGCCAGGTGGACCGGCTCGCTGCACACCAGGTCTGTGGCCATCCTCAGCCTGCCGCTCAGCAGCCAGCGGTAAAGATACAGAATGTCACACTCGCACACCCACAGGTTGTTGGTGAGGTCCACAGATCTGAGACGCGGCAGGCCGTCGAAGGCGCTCTCCGGGACTGAACGCAGGCAGTTGCTGTTGATCTTCAGGACCTGCAGGTTGACCAGGGCAGACAGCGAGGGCAGGTCCAGGACAGAGATGCAGTTGGCTGAGAGGTCTAAATGTGTCAGTGATGGAGGGAGATTCAGAGGGAGGCTTGTAAGCTTGTTCCCCTTCAGTGTCAGGACCTGCAGCTTGTTCAGACCCTGGAGCGCCCCGGGTTGGATGGCACGGATGCGGTTGTCCTCCAGGTCGAGGCGAGTGAGGTTCCCCAGCTGCCGCAGGGCTCCGGTGGTGATGTAAGTGATGCGGTTTTCTTGCAGCAGCAGGGACTCCAGGCTGGGAGGCAGGCCGCGAGGGAAGCGAGGCAGCAGGTTGTGGCTGAGGCTCAGCTCCTGCAGGCCGGAGAAGGGCCGGAGCAGGTGGTCCACGTTACAGAGCTCGTTTCTGGCCACAGATAGCGCAGAGGTGCTGAGGGGGACGGAGCGAGGAAGTGAGCGGAGACCCAGGGACTCGCACAAAACCAGGAACCCTGGGCGGGGACAGCAGCAGCCAGACGGACAGGGCGACATTATGAGGGAGGCGAGAGGACAGACGCAGAGAACCAGTAGGACACCACATCTGCACCACAGCATGGCTCACTGCGAGGACGAGAGACCACACGTCAGTTATTTCTCACAGGATCGGGTCCAAATGTGTCCTAATGGATCCTAAGCAGCAATTTCTGTTGGTAAATGTGACACATTCTTGTCTTGTCAGAACCAGAAACAAGGACGTGAGTTTGGTGACGGTCAAATTTGCAGAAAGGTTTCAGTTATTGGACACAATTGTCCTGCAGAATTCACACTGATGGGTTGAATTTGTGTTAATTGTTGCAGTCACAACTTCCTGAAgggatttcttttttcctgGTATGATGGATCACTGATATTGACATTTATAATTGCAGCTGAATCTCTATTTACAGTGAGCAGCATGTGAGTTAACAGCTTATTAGAAAGTGAGAAACAAGACTCCACTCTTCACCTGCCTTAAAGGGAGCTTCTGTCATCACTTAATGACTTTTAACCAATTATAAACCCGTCATTAACAACTTCCACGCCCCTATAAAGAATGATTTATTTAATCAGATGAATAAAGATGCAGATAAAGACGCTtaccatcttcctcttcctgtcttaTCTGCTCCAGTCGGTGAGATGTGCCGTCTCGTCACTCCTCGCTCCTTCACTGATCCAAAGAtgcaaactgctgctgtgaatTCAGGCAGATGCTCATCAAAGTTTAACGACGGCCTTAAGGTGCCGTGTTACCTTTTTCTGGATCCTCTTCACTGATCAAATTGATCGAGAGGACTCGTTGTTTGCCAGTGGCAGATGGTATAGCAAAGTATACAGAGTAAGAAGTTCAGCAAGAAATACACTGAGTGAAGAAATGAAGGAAATATATCAGGTTTCTCAGATTTTTTTCCTTATCTGAGGTCAGGTGACTAAaagccaaacacacactgaatctATCAAACAGGACAGAGAGCGCCGGTGGTCCTGTGTCTCCTCATCACCTGGTGGGAAGGGTGAAAGTGGAGGGGTTGTATTTTCTCGAATTATTTAGCACCTCGTCGACAAAAGAGGAGGGAATCTGACCCTGGAGCGAGGCTCTGTCAGGGCTCGCGTTTCAGCCAACGCAGGGTTACTCTCgctttttaaagctgctgctgctgctgctgtcatctcTGATGTCTGATCTGTGACACTCTGACACTTTTGATTCAGATTATTCTACATACAAAAGTTGCTTCAGCCGCCGTAACACACATTTGTAACAGCATGCAGTCAGAGAGTGTTTGCATCACGGTGGGAAGGTGTGACGTGAAAAAATTAATACATAACTGATAAATCAATTCTTGTTGCGTTCACAGGAGGGCAGTGTTTCATCTCTGCCTCCTTTAAAACACCCTCCACTAAAAGTTATTTTTGACTCTTTGGTGCGATTCGCTGGAGCAAATCAGTGTCGccaagattttctttttcctggaCGACACACACAAGCTCGTGTTTTGGAGCGAAGGGGGCTCTGTATGGATCTGGTTTACCGCTgctgaaatatttaaacaatCTTGTACGGTAGCCAGTGAGGGACAAAAGCTGCTGTCGCCACACCTCCAGGCTCTGATGCCTTCTGCAGGCCTGTGTTTGGGCGAGACGGTGCCAGCTGCCTCGCCGAAgccaatctttaaaaaaagaatattgcTTGTGGACATTTAAGGCCTGAAATGTGGAGTTAGAAGATGTGTTCAAAGAGCAGATATCACTCGTATGACATTTGGgtaattactttaaaaatagtTACCCGTGATTCTCGAGTGGATGCAGCTTTAAAATTACAGATTCCAGAGCTGAGCATAATGTGCACGTAGCGAGCAtcctcctttttaaaaaaaaaaaaaaaaacccctctgcGTCTTTTTCTAATCTTAGGCTTCCTCAGGGCTGCACTTTGACTTTCATCACCACAGTCTGcactgttccttttttttttttcttttccaggaaCGACATAAAACATCGTCGTTATCGACAATTTTTATTTCAACACGGTCATTTTGTAAACATTGAAACTGTCACTTACAGAAGAAAAAGGATCTGTCTTGGAAAACATCTGAGGACAACAGTCTGAGGTTTAGACAAGGAAAGAGAGGATTTTAAAACACGACAAATGGAAACGAACTGAACATCACACATCAGGGAGACTCAACTTGGTCTGTCTGTGGGGCCACTTTTAGCAAAATGACAGGAGACCAGGTACAAACATTTGCAACATTTAtcatgaagaaataaataaaagaaaagttcaGGCCCATGACTGAGCTGTCTGTGAAAACCCTCCGCTGACTTACTGACCGAGTAAATAAACCTGGTACAAAGATTTGACACTTGTATGACGGATGAACCAGATATTTAACTGAAGTTAGAAGCCGGACTGAAAGAGTTTACACAACGCTGAACAGCTGGAACTTCTCTAACGTTGCACTCTGAACGTAAACTTCTCCCTCGAGGGACAGAAAGATTTTGCTCTCACACATTTATGAGATCAGAGTcgtctcttcatctctgtgtcTCATCTCTTCTGCTAATAAtcatcttttcctttttccagctgctcttaAGGATCCGCTCTGTCTCCAGCACACCTGTCGGCCCGTCACAGGACGAGACATTAACTTGTCTTACTGTGAATTACAAACCGCAGACTACATGTTCAGTATCTCCGGTTTAGACGAGAGtgagtttttttctccttcagcatCGCGAGTCAAAGTTAAAGCAGCCAAACAGACCAACTATATCTCCCCCGTTCTCTTCTTTATTATGTCATTACAAATGATTACACTAGAAAACAAAACCCATAATTTATCTCATACGTAAGAATCACTTATTTAAAGAGACACTCGAACCTTAATTCACAAAGTTTTTATaccaaaaaagcatttttttttaatttaatgttttatttgaagtcAGATCAGAATTATCAACCAAATAAATAAGTAGACAATAATAGTCAATaaactgtatttgtgtttttagcttccctCCCTGGAAATAACATCGTTGCTAATTATGCATTTGGGGATTTTATAACTCTTCATTTTGCAGGTGCACAAATGTCACAGTGAGAAGTTTGTAATTACCAAGTAATTTCTTTGAAATTGCCCCTAAATTATCACAATAATTACCTCAAAATGTACCGAAACTTACCCCCAACTTTATTTAATGAGTACATTCTGATGCGTTCCAGCAGGAAGCTGATAAATATCTGTAATTTAGTTGaaacatttccaggaaactttcaactgttttttgtttaacttCTGCTGATCAGTAAATTTAAGCACATTTTTATAACCGTTTACATTTGCGATGATGTCAACCGCTTAAGCAGATCAGTTCAACTTTGGAATAACTTTCCTATCTTTTTAATAACAACTCACGTTAATTGGACGATGAGCAGGAACAGAAACAGCTGGATGTTTCCTGGAAATTAATTCAAGAAACTTCCAGTTAAATGTTGTTGTGGTAGTTTTCAGTAAACGTTGATGTAATCGCTGTGTTGGgttaatttaaaagaaattacAATATTTTGCCTGGTGATTACCACCCACCTGTAACGTGACGGGTTAGCTGGGATAAAGCTTTGTGAATCAGGGTTCTTGAAGTAAAATTCAATAAAacgtaacaaaaaaaaaataacagtatgcaaataaaatgtgagtaaaaacacaaatgtaaatattaagaAAACGTTTTGTTACTTATCCAACAAATCAAAGTTTACTGGCACCTCACTTTGCTttatttacagcagcaaagagtttgtttttttccgcaGGTTTAGCcaaagatgtttaaaaataaaaaaaacgatGTCACGTTGTACAGCAGGACATActgaggagggatccctctgtCGTGGCAGGCATACGGAGTGATCTGTATGAAAAACACAGGAACACTCGctattttttctcatttctattTTGGGAaagcatgaaaagaaaaaacaagctaCCGTTTATTCTTCTCCACTTTCCCCTCTAAGAGCTACAAGTGATGTGAGACTGTCAGACCGAGGTCTTCACAGTACAcaagctgcttttattttgaaaggctgCAGCATTCAGAGTAAAAGGccttatattttcattttattcaacGCAGCAACACAACCGAGTGTTTTTTGATTTCTAGTCGCGTATCTTCTCTCCTGCTGTTTATCATGTTTGCTTCAGATAAGACGTCAGGCGATGGTTCATATTTATAGGAATGTTTAGATTGAACTGATTTCATAACGGATGTTTTCTCATTTAGCAGCTCGAGCCGCACAGATACATTTTCAGATTTGAATCACGATGCATTTacagcttttctttctcataGTCAGCCTGTCTAATCTGGTCTTCATCACCTCCCCTGCCCTCTCTAATGGTGGGCCTTCTTCAGGTGGCAGGTGCAGACTGGTGGGCCGGAGCTGGTGCTGGAGCTGGTGCTGGGCCCGGAGctctgctgcacctcctccctGTACTTGGGCTGCTCCTTGTGTTTgggctcctccctcctcttctccacctcctctgccgCCCTGACCTTTCTGACCTCCTGGCGAGGCGACGACCTGGGCTCCCTCCCCCTCTCGCCCACCAGAGCCTTGGAGGGCATGCGCAGGTTCTTGGGCGAGGGCATGCTCTGAATCTGGACCCTCTTGACGTGGTCGACGGCGAACGGCCTCTCCTGGAGCTCGTCTGAATTCTTGCGTCCGGGTATCTTATCGGCCGTGTTCTTCTTGGCGGGGTTGGGAGGCGGTTTGTAGGCCTCCAGCTTGCGCTTGTGGCTCATGGCAGAGGCGCAGCAGATGATGAAGACCATGACGATGAGAAGAGAGGTCACCACGATGATGATGAGAAGGTGCTCCTGCAGGAAATCCACCACCCGGGTCAGGACGAAGTCCTTCAGGCGGAtcatggtggtggtgatggtgttggTGAGGGTGGGGGGCGCAGAGGGAGCTCCTGTGGCGCCGCTGACCTCAACAGGTCCTCGGGTGGAGAAGGAGACGGGGAAAAGGAGCTCCAGCTCCGCGTCACCGCTGCCGTCCATGGATATGTTGTAGAACATGGGAGCAGCGTGAGACGCACTCCACCACAGCGAGAGCAGAGCCACGCAGGCCACCAGAGGGACAAAGCTGGACTTCATCTTCCTCTGTTCCTGCAACAACAAGGATAGGTTTATTAAAATAAGGATCAAAAGGGGAAATATTAAACATCTGATCCTGTTGAGAACCTCTCATACAGTCACTCCAGACAAAAAAAGTTTGAGATCACTCCCATATTTGTGCATTAAAGGatcaagttcacccaaaacagAAAATTCGCCAACTCGTCACCTTCgtgttgatggaaagtcagcGGAAGTTTCGTCGtccacacaacatttctggagcttcacagcagaacagtgtcGCAGCATTCTGCCAAACACCTGACGTAGACGGGGACTTATACGAAAGCTTCAAAAAATCAactggaaaaaatatatataatgacTCAAAGTGTAATCTAAGTCTGGTGGAGAACTGAAATCCCCTTTAGAGGCTGACATCTTCACTGTAGCCACGAAGCTGAAAGCGTTTAGCGCACCGTCTCGTCCGatggtgtaaataacgtctctTCAAGTCAGTTTTGGATCCGCAGACTTGGATCACACTGGACGAGcagtatggagccattttatgtcccttcagctacttcagttgttcaggagaacgctgctgcaacagtgttttgctgtgaagctccagaaatgttttgcagacttACGAAAcatcacccaactttccatcagcagaTAAATGAACTTAACTGTGAAGACAGAGCCTGAaggtggttagcttagcttagcttagcgaCAGTCTcaaaacaagaagagaaaaagcagCTTGACTTTGTGcaaaggtagaaaaaaaaacatttactgcTACCTCTAAAGCTCAAAGCATCATCTCCGGTTTGT contains:
- the tmem119a gene encoding transmembrane protein 119 → MKSSFVPLVACVALLSLWWSASHAAPMFYNISMDGSGDAELELLFPVSFSTRGPVEVSGATGAPSAPPTLTNTITTTMIRLKDFVLTRVVDFLQEHLLIIIVVTSLLIVMVFIICCASAMSHKRKLEAYKPPPNPAKKNTADKIPGRKNSDELQERPFAVDHVKRVQIQSMPSPKNLRMPSKALVGERGREPRSSPRQEVRKVRAAEEVEKRREEPKHKEQPKYREEVQQSSGPSTSSSTSSGPPVCTCHLKKAHH